Proteins co-encoded in one Streptococcus ruminicola genomic window:
- a CDS encoding PTS transporter subunit IIBC, whose amino-acid sequence MKKAFKKLTSFEFWQKFGKCLMVVIAVMPAAGLMVSIGNSLPLINADSAVLATVGNVIAQIGWGIINNLHILFALAIGGSWAKERAGGAFAAGIAFILINLITGHVYGVSLDMIADSKSVVHNVLGGKMLVSDYFVNVLGQPALNMGVFVGIISGFVGATAYNKYYNYRKLPDVLSFFNGKRFVPFVVIYRSVLVALFMSLVWPIIQSGINGFGMWIASSQDSAPFLAPFLYGTLERLLLPFGLHHMITIPMNYTSLGGTYEILTGAQKGTEVFGQDPLWLAWVTDLINLKGSNPSDYHHLMATVTPARFKVGQMIGATGTLMGLSLAMYRNVDPDKKKKYTAMFISTAAATFLTGVTEPIEYMFMFVAMPLYVVYALVQGVTFALADLVNLRLHSFGNIELLTRTPMALKAGLGGDLINFVICCILSGVVMYFIADFMIKKFNFATPGRNGNYDDMDDDTAASTTGATVSANSQIVQIINLLGGRDNIEDVDACMTRLRVTVKDVARVGDEETWKKAGAMGLIIKGSGVQAVYGPKADILKSDIQDLLDSGAEIPTIDLAEVKGNDVTKVSYKGVTEDVLSIADGEVKPITAVKDPVFSAKMMGDGFAVEPENGNVYAPVSGLVTSVFPTKHAFGLLTDSGLEVLVHIGLDTVALNGVPFSVKVAEGQRVQAGDLLVVADLAAISSAGRETTIIVAFTNTAEIKAVNLTQTGKVSAKTPVAKVEL is encoded by the coding sequence ATGAAGAAGGCATTTAAAAAATTGACCAGCTTCGAATTTTGGCAAAAATTCGGTAAATGCTTGATGGTTGTTATTGCCGTTATGCCGGCAGCCGGTTTGATGGTTAGTATTGGTAACTCACTCCCGCTAATCAATGCTGACTCAGCTGTACTTGCTACTGTTGGTAATGTTATCGCACAAATTGGTTGGGGGATTATCAATAACCTTCACATTTTGTTCGCTCTAGCTATTGGTGGTAGCTGGGCAAAAGAACGTGCTGGTGGTGCATTTGCCGCTGGTATCGCATTTATTCTTATCAACTTGATCACTGGTCACGTTTACGGTGTATCACTTGATATGATTGCTGATAGTAAAAGTGTTGTTCACAATGTTCTCGGTGGCAAGATGCTTGTCTCTGACTACTTTGTCAATGTGCTTGGTCAACCAGCGCTTAACATGGGTGTCTTTGTAGGTATTATCTCAGGTTTTGTTGGGGCAACAGCTTACAATAAATACTATAACTACCGCAAATTGCCTGATGTTCTTTCATTCTTCAATGGTAAACGTTTCGTACCATTCGTTGTTATTTACCGTTCAGTTCTTGTTGCTTTGTTTATGTCACTTGTTTGGCCAATCATTCAATCAGGAATCAACGGATTTGGTATGTGGATTGCATCATCACAAGATTCTGCTCCATTCTTAGCGCCTTTCTTGTATGGTACTTTGGAACGTTTGCTTCTTCCATTTGGTCTTCACCACATGATTACTATCCCAATGAACTACACTTCACTTGGTGGTACTTATGAAATCTTGACTGGTGCTCAAAAAGGTACTGAAGTCTTTGGTCAAGACCCACTTTGGTTAGCATGGGTAACAGACCTTATCAATCTTAAAGGTTCAAATCCTTCAGATTACCATCACCTTATGGCAACTGTAACACCTGCCCGCTTCAAAGTCGGACAAATGATTGGTGCAACTGGTACACTTATGGGGCTTAGCCTTGCCATGTACCGTAACGTTGACCCAGACAAGAAGAAAAAATACACTGCGATGTTTATCTCAACAGCAGCTGCTACATTCTTGACAGGTGTTACTGAACCAATCGAATACATGTTTATGTTTGTCGCAATGCCACTTTATGTTGTATACGCACTTGTACAAGGGGTGACATTTGCTCTTGCTGATTTAGTTAACCTTCGTCTCCATTCATTTGGTAATATCGAACTTTTGACACGTACACCAATGGCTCTTAAAGCAGGTCTTGGTGGAGACTTAATTAACTTTGTTATCTGCTGTATCTTATCAGGTGTTGTGATGTACTTCATCGCAGACTTTATGATTAAGAAATTTAACTTTGCCACTCCAGGTCGTAACGGTAACTATGACGACATGGATGATGACACTGCTGCATCAACAACTGGTGCGACAGTATCTGCAAATTCTCAAATCGTTCAAATCATTAATCTCCTTGGTGGACGCGATAACATTGAAGATGTTGATGCTTGTATGACACGACTTCGTGTAACTGTCAAAGATGTCGCACGAGTTGGTGATGAAGAAACTTGGAAAAAAGCTGGTGCTATGGGTCTCATTATCAAAGGCTCAGGTGTTCAAGCTGTTTATGGACCAAAAGCAGATATCTTGAAATCTGATATTCAAGACCTTCTTGATTCTGGTGCTGAAATTCCAACAATCGACTTAGCAGAAGTTAAAGGTAATGATGTTACAAAAGTCTCATATAAAGGTGTCACAGAAGATGTCCTATCAATCGCAGATGGTGAAGTAAAACCAATCACAGCTGTTAAAGATCCCGTATTTTCAGCTAAAATGATGGGTGATGGCTTCGCTGTTGAACCAGAAAATGGTAATGTTTATGCACCTGTGTCAGGTCTTGTCACAAGTGTCTTCCCGACTAAACATGCCTTTGGATTATTGACTGATAGTGGTCTTGAAGTTCTTGTTCACATCGGACTTGATACTGTTGCTCTTAACGGTGTGCCATTCTCTGTTAAAGTAGCAGAAGGTCAACGTGTTCAAGCAGGTGATCTTTTGGTGGTAGCTGACTTGGCAGCTATCAGTTCAGCAGGACGTGAAACAACAATCATTGTTGCCTTCACAAACACAGCAGAAATTAAAGCAGTCAATTTAACACAAACAGGAAAAGTTTCTGCTAAAACACCTGTTGCAAAAGTAGAACTTTAA
- a CDS encoding PTS cellobiose transporter subunit IIA, which yields MTEEELQLAAFEIILHSGTARTYVHEAFDAMKESKFEVVEEKLAAADEELLQAHHAQTDLLQKYASGTEIKIEIIMVHAQDHLMTTMTLKEVAIEMMGMYQRFALK from the coding sequence ATGACAGAAGAAGAATTACAACTTGCCGCTTTTGAGATTATTTTACACAGTGGAACAGCTAGAACTTACGTTCATGAAGCTTTTGATGCCATGAAAGAAAGTAAGTTTGAAGTGGTGGAAGAAAAATTAGCTGCTGCTGACGAAGAATTATTACAGGCTCACCATGCCCAAACAGATTTGCTACAGAAATATGCAAGCGGTACCGAAATTAAAATTGAAATTATCATGGTACATGCCCAGGACCATTTGATGACGACAATGACTTTGAAAGAAGTTGCTATCGAGATGATGGGAATGTATCAAAGATTTGCACTTAAATAA
- a CDS encoding GntR family transcriptional regulator, producing MSKYEEIAGIIRARISDGTYPIDSMLPIQSDLAKEFGVSRMTVKKAIEMLTIEGLVISKQGNGTKVLNSSFWDKEDSKFRLNNYNGLSHDMKDDPRQLTSQIIEFTVEFPDAEIAERLQVEESTPVYKIIRLRLLDGEPYALEHTYMACDLVPGLDDSILLASVYDYLWNTLELKFAGSYRHITAEKPDHYDKDYLACKDDDPILQVEQVVYLENGRPIEYSRTRNRYDVRGYSLLDVKNS from the coding sequence ATGTCAAAATATGAAGAGATTGCAGGGATTATTCGAGCTAGAATTTCAGATGGAACGTATCCGATTGATTCCATGTTGCCGATTCAGTCTGATTTGGCAAAGGAATTTGGCGTTAGTCGAATGACGGTGAAAAAAGCTATTGAGATGTTAACCATCGAAGGTTTGGTCATTTCAAAACAAGGAAATGGCACCAAGGTTTTGAATTCCTCATTTTGGGACAAAGAGGATTCAAAATTTCGATTGAACAACTACAATGGTTTAAGTCACGATATGAAGGATGACCCTCGACAATTAACGAGTCAAATTATTGAGTTTACGGTTGAATTTCCCGATGCGGAAATTGCTGAGCGCCTTCAAGTGGAAGAATCAACGCCAGTTTATAAGATTATTCGATTACGTCTCTTAGATGGTGAGCCGTATGCACTTGAGCATACTTACATGGCTTGCGATTTAGTTCCAGGTCTGGATGATAGTATTTTATTAGCATCTGTTTATGATTACCTTTGGAATACTTTGGAGCTTAAATTTGCTGGGTCTTATCGTCATATCACGGCTGAAAAGCCTGACCACTATGACAAAGATTACCTTGCTTGCAAGGATGATGATCCGATTTTGCAAGTTGAGCAAGTGGTTTATTTGGAAAATGGTAGACCGATTGAGTATTCACGTACGCGAAATCGTTACGATGTCCGCGGGTATTCATTGCTAGATGTTAAAAATAGTTAA
- the manA gene encoding mannose-6-phosphate isomerase, class I — protein MAEPLFLKAQMHDKIWGGTKLRDEFGYDIPTETTGEYWAISAHPNGVSIVDNGTYKGQGLDKLYHDHKELFGNPKSEVFPLLTKILDANDWLSVQVHPDDAYALEHEGELGKTECWYVIAADEDSEIIYGHNAKSKEELAKMIEAGKWDDLLTKVPVKAGDFFYVPSGTMHAIGKGILILETQQSSDTTYRVYDFDRRDAAGNLRDLHIKQSIDVMTIGEPANSTPVTLGVDNLSSSLLVSNEFFAVYKWVVSGVVNFTQTAPYLLVSVLSGQGSLKVDNCVYNVKKGDHFILPNDVKTWELDGELEIIASHPNEN, from the coding sequence ATGGCAGAACCATTATTTTTAAAAGCACAAATGCACGATAAAATTTGGGGTGGAACTAAGCTTCGTGATGAGTTTGGTTATGATATTCCAACAGAAACGACGGGTGAATACTGGGCAATCTCAGCTCATCCAAATGGTGTGTCGATTGTGGATAATGGGACATATAAAGGACAAGGCTTAGATAAACTTTATCATGACCACAAAGAGCTTTTTGGCAATCCAAAATCAGAAGTCTTTCCATTGTTAACCAAAATTTTGGATGCCAACGATTGGCTTAGTGTCCAAGTTCACCCTGACGATGCATATGCTCTTGAGCATGAAGGGGAGCTTGGTAAAACAGAATGCTGGTATGTCATCGCAGCGGATGAAGATTCTGAGATTATTTACGGTCATAACGCCAAATCCAAAGAAGAACTTGCTAAGATGATTGAAGCAGGCAAATGGGACGATTTGTTGACAAAAGTTCCAGTCAAAGCAGGTGATTTTTTCTACGTACCAAGTGGCACAATGCACGCCATTGGTAAAGGCATTTTGATTTTAGAAACTCAGCAATCAAGTGATACAACTTACCGTGTGTATGATTTTGATCGTCGAGATGCGGCTGGAAATCTTCGTGATCTTCATATCAAACAATCCATCGATGTTATGACCATTGGTGAGCCAGCTAACAGCACTCCAGTGACTCTCGGTGTGGATAACTTAAGTTCAAGCCTCTTGGTGTCAAATGAATTCTTTGCGGTTTATAAATGGGTGGTGTCTGGTGTTGTTAACTTTACACAAACAGCTCCGTATTTGTTAGTTAGTGTTCTTTCAGGTCAAGGAAGCTTGAAAGTGGATAACTGTGTTTATAATGTGAAAAAAGGTGACCACTTTATTCTCCCTAATGATGTGAAAACATGGGAACTTGATGGTGAATTGGAAATCATTGCTAGTCACCCAAATGAAAACTAA
- a CDS encoding M42 family metallopeptidase, whose protein sequence is MKTTVDYITKLANIPSPTGYTSHIMNYVIAELESFGYAPVRTNKGGVMVTVTGKDDSKHRVVTAHLDTLGAMVRAVKPDGRLKMDLIGGFVYNAIEGENCTIHVAKNGKKISGTILMHQTSVHVYKDAGTAERNQANMEVRLDEKVTNEKETRALGIEVGDFISFDPRVVVTESGFIKSRHLDDKVSAAILIELLKEYKAQNITLPYTTHFYFSAFEELGHGANSSIPAATVEYLSVDMGAMGDDQQTDEYSVSICVKDGSGPYNYELRQHLVALAEENKIPYKLDIYPYYGSDASAALRAGAEVKHALFGAGIESSHSYERTHIDSVQATERLVDAYLKSPIVE, encoded by the coding sequence ATGAAAACAACAGTTGATTACATTACAAAACTTGCAAATATCCCTTCACCTACTGGCTACACAAGCCACATTATGAATTACGTGATTGCTGAGCTTGAAAGCTTTGGCTACGCTCCTGTCCGCACAAATAAAGGTGGCGTTATGGTCACTGTCACTGGTAAAGATGACAGCAAACACCGAGTGGTCACAGCTCACCTTGATACCCTCGGTGCGATGGTTCGTGCTGTCAAACCAGATGGCCGCCTTAAAATGGACCTTATCGGTGGCTTTGTCTACAACGCTATCGAAGGTGAAAATTGTACTATCCACGTTGCCAAAAATGGTAAAAAAATTAGTGGTACAATCCTTATGCACCAAACTTCTGTTCATGTCTACAAAGATGCTGGAACTGCTGAACGCAATCAAGCTAACATGGAAGTTCGTCTGGACGAAAAAGTAACCAACGAAAAAGAAACACGCGCTCTTGGTATCGAAGTTGGGGACTTTATCTCATTTGACCCACGCGTGGTTGTTACCGAATCAGGTTTCATCAAATCACGTCACTTGGATGACAAAGTATCAGCAGCCATTCTCATTGAATTGCTCAAAGAATACAAAGCTCAAAATATCACTTTGCCATACACAACTCACTTCTACTTCTCAGCTTTCGAAGAACTCGGTCACGGTGCTAACTCAAGCATTCCAGCTGCAACAGTCGAATACCTTTCAGTTGATATGGGGGCTATGGGTGATGACCAACAAACTGACGAATACAGCGTATCAATCTGTGTCAAAGACGGTTCTGGACCTTATAACTACGAACTCCGCCAACACCTTGTTGCCCTAGCTGAAGAAAATAAAATCCCATACAAATTAGACATCTACCCATACTATGGTAGTGATGCCTCTGCTGCCCTTCGTGCAGGTGCCGAAGTCAAACATGCCCTATTTGGAGCTGGTATCGAATCAAGTCACTCATACGAACGCACACACATTGACTCTGTTCAAGCAACAGAACGCCTCGTTGACGCTTACCTCAAAAGCCCAATTGTGGAATAA
- a CDS encoding endonuclease/exonuclease/phosphatase family protein, whose product MAKFLTLNTHSWLEANSLKKLFDLAENIYIENYDVICLQEINQDIRGLAAKDVEGYEKLPGSPELHRDNYALQLVNYLRSQGRHYYWSWAYNHIGYDKYNEGVVILSKNPIKVKDILVSAVDDEHDYHTRRVLAAETEVDGKPVTVVSLHMSWFGKGFESEWAKLEKALSDFPRPLVLMGDFNNPTDTAGYDMILNSPLELQDSHKVAKSIQGDHTIIEDIDGWEGNKQSLKVDHVFTSKEIEIQSSTVVFDGGESPIVSDHFGLAVELNY is encoded by the coding sequence ATGGCAAAATTTTTAACACTTAATACGCATTCTTGGTTAGAGGCAAATTCGTTAAAAAAATTATTCGATTTGGCAGAAAATATTTACATTGAGAATTATGATGTCATTTGTCTTCAAGAAATTAACCAAGACATTCGAGGCTTAGCTGCAAAAGATGTGGAAGGGTATGAAAAATTACCTGGTAGCCCCGAATTACACCGTGATAATTATGCTCTTCAATTGGTCAATTACCTCAGAAGCCAAGGAAGACATTATTATTGGTCTTGGGCTTATAACCATATTGGATATGATAAGTACAATGAAGGTGTTGTGATTTTATCGAAAAATCCAATTAAGGTAAAAGATATTCTTGTCTCAGCGGTGGATGATGAGCATGATTATCATACTAGACGTGTCCTAGCGGCTGAGACTGAAGTTGATGGCAAACCAGTTACCGTGGTAAGCCTTCATATGTCTTGGTTCGGTAAAGGATTTGAAAGTGAATGGGCAAAGTTAGAAAAAGCGCTCAGCGATTTTCCTAGACCCCTTGTCCTTATGGGAGATTTCAACAATCCTACCGATACGGCTGGCTATGACATGATTTTAAACAGCCCGCTTGAGTTGCAAGATAGTCACAAAGTGGCTAAATCCATTCAAGGTGATCACACCATTATCGAAGATATTGATGGCTGGGAAGGCAATAAACAGTCACTCAAGGTTGATCACGTTTTTACAAGTAAAGAAATTGAGATTCAATCCTCAACCGTTGTCTTTGATGGCGGTGAATCTCCAATCGTCAGTGACCATTTTGGTCTTGCTGTCGAACTTAACTACTAA
- a CDS encoding PTS cellobiose transporter subunit IIB, with the protein MSKALIICVAGMSSSLMAQKTTEFFKNQGKDITVEAISSNEGERVITDATYDLYLVSPQATMYYNQFATAGEKSGRPVVKVPPQAYVPIPMGVEKMANLILESI; encoded by the coding sequence ATGTCAAAAGCATTAATTATTTGTGTTGCTGGAATGTCATCATCACTTATGGCTCAAAAAACAACAGAATTCTTCAAAAATCAAGGTAAAGATATTACTGTTGAAGCGATTAGCTCTAACGAAGGTGAGCGCGTGATTACGGATGCTACTTATGATTTGTATCTTGTTAGCCCGCAAGCAACTATGTACTACAACCAATTTGCGACTGCTGGTGAAAAATCAGGACGACCAGTCGTTAAAGTGCCACCACAAGCTTATGTTCCAATTCCAATGGGAGTTGAAAAAATGGCTAACTTAATTTTAGAAAGCATTTAA
- the panD gene encoding aspartate 1-decarboxylase encodes MHIQMLKSKIHRAVVTGAEVDYVGSITVDPELFELAGMVEYEKVQIADVETGSRLETYIIAGEPGKGEICLNGAAAKLVNVGDHVIIMSYADFTPEEAKTHKPRVVFVDDNNKLARFTRYEKAGRLYDLEVEK; translated from the coding sequence GTGCACATTCAAATGTTAAAATCAAAAATTCACCGCGCTGTCGTGACAGGTGCCGAGGTGGATTATGTTGGCAGTATCACCGTTGACCCTGAGCTGTTTGAGCTAGCAGGTATGGTAGAATACGAAAAAGTTCAGATTGCTGATGTGGAGACCGGTAGCCGCCTTGAAACATACATTATCGCTGGCGAGCCAGGAAAAGGGGAAATTTGCCTTAACGGTGCCGCAGCAAAACTCGTCAATGTCGGTGACCACGTTATCATCATGTCATACGCTGACTTCACACCTGAAGAAGCCAAAACGCACAAACCACGCGTCGTCTTCGTTGACGATAATAATAAACTCGCACGCTTTACGCGCTACGAAAAAGCTGGACGTCTCTACGACCTTGAAGTTGAAAAATAA
- the nrdI gene encoding class Ib ribonucleoside-diphosphate reductase assembly flavoprotein NrdI, whose protein sequence is MTEKTLTIVYISLSGNVQSFVKRLGEYLQNHYQLSSKAINIKDLNHETFPVASPFVAILPTYLEGGNGVDSGDVEILTTPLGDFIAAHDNDKHCFGIIGSGNRNFNEQYCLTAKQYAKRFGFPMLGDFELRGTSADIERLAEIIVDNFHIFTAG, encoded by the coding sequence ATGACAGAAAAAACACTAACCATCGTCTACATTAGCTTAAGTGGCAATGTCCAGAGCTTTGTGAAACGTTTAGGAGAATATCTTCAGAACCATTATCAACTCTCTAGTAAAGCCATCAATATCAAGGACCTTAACCACGAAACCTTTCCCGTTGCCTCACCTTTTGTGGCAATTCTGCCAACCTACCTAGAAGGTGGCAATGGCGTTGATTCGGGTGATGTTGAGATTTTGACAACCCCACTTGGTGATTTCATTGCTGCCCACGATAATGACAAACATTGTTTTGGTATTATCGGCTCAGGCAACCGCAACTTCAACGAGCAGTATTGCCTGACAGCTAAGCAGTACGCTAAGCGCTTTGGTTTTCCAATGCTTGGTGATTTTGAACTTCGAGGCACAAGTGCTGATATTGAACGTTTGGCAGAGATTATTGTCGATAATTTCCATATTTTCACAGCAGGCTAA
- the celB gene encoding PTS cellobiose transporter subunit IIC — MNKFLDAISDKLLPLANKLASNRYLSILRDAFMLAFPLTMFGSIVVVICNLPFLNDGTKALLNDLLGSGQSATMSIMTVFVTFGIGYYLSKSYDVEGIFGGAISFASFLILTPFFTTSDGGEKVSSVLSLDRLGAKGMFLGMIVAFLAAEIYSRTSKKGWQIKMPDSVPPAVAKSFAALIPAILTLSVFTAINAVVTVGFKTNLHDVIYNVIQVPLVGLGSSIWATLVAIFFIQFLWFFGLHGQILVNSVMDPVWNTLMFENLEAYKAGEHLPHIISKPFMETFTVGLGGSGMTLAVVIIMAFIMKKKQYRDVGRLALGAGIFNVNEPVIFGLPIVLNATILIPWVISPIIVTALNYFVMSIGLVPAPTGVSVPWTVPVFFSGMIATNSLAGGLLQIVDCLIVGCIWLPFLHMLDKQPDSAL; from the coding sequence ATGAACAAGTTTCTAGATGCTATCAGTGACAAACTTTTGCCTTTGGCAAACAAGCTCGCTTCAAATCGTTATTTATCGATTTTGCGTGACGCCTTCATGCTTGCCTTCCCCTTGACCATGTTTGGGTCAATTGTCGTGGTTATTTGTAACCTTCCTTTTTTAAACGATGGTACGAAAGCGCTTTTAAATGACCTGCTTGGTAGTGGTCAAAGTGCTACTATGTCGATTATGACAGTCTTCGTTACTTTTGGTATTGGTTATTATCTTTCTAAATCTTACGATGTTGAGGGAATTTTCGGGGGTGCTATTTCATTTGCAAGTTTCCTTATTTTGACACCATTTTTCACAACAAGTGATGGTGGCGAAAAAGTTTCAAGTGTTTTGAGTCTTGATCGTCTTGGTGCAAAAGGAATGTTTCTTGGGATGATTGTTGCTTTTCTTGCTGCTGAAATTTACAGCCGCACGAGCAAAAAAGGATGGCAAATTAAAATGCCTGACAGTGTACCGCCTGCAGTTGCTAAGTCTTTTGCAGCTTTGATTCCAGCTATTTTGACCCTATCTGTCTTTACAGCGATTAATGCTGTTGTGACAGTTGGCTTCAAAACAAATCTTCACGATGTGATTTATAACGTTATTCAAGTTCCGCTTGTTGGTCTTGGAAGTAGTATCTGGGCAACTTTGGTTGCAATCTTCTTTATTCAATTCCTATGGTTTTTTGGTCTTCATGGTCAAATTCTTGTAAATTCAGTTATGGACCCTGTTTGGAATACTTTGATGTTTGAAAACTTGGAAGCTTACAAGGCAGGTGAACACCTTCCTCACATTATCTCAAAACCATTCATGGAAACATTTACTGTTGGTCTTGGTGGTTCAGGGATGACGCTTGCGGTTGTTATCATCATGGCCTTTATCATGAAGAAAAAACAATATCGTGATGTTGGTCGTTTGGCACTTGGTGCTGGTATTTTCAACGTTAATGAGCCAGTAATCTTTGGTTTGCCAATCGTTTTAAATGCTACAATTCTTATTCCATGGGTTATTTCACCAATTATTGTCACAGCTCTTAACTACTTTGTGATGTCAATTGGTCTTGTTCCTGCACCAACAGGGGTTTCAGTTCCATGGACAGTACCTGTCTTCTTTAGTGGAATGATTGCGACAAACTCACTTGCTGGTGGACTTCTTCAAATTGTTGACTGCTTGATTGTTGGCTGTATTTGGCTACCATTCTTGCACATGCTGGACAAACAACCTGACTCTGCGCTATAA
- a CDS encoding glycoside hydrolase family 1 protein, translated as MATYTFPEDFWWGAATSGPQSEGRFNKKHANMFDYWYEIEPEAFYNQVGPDTASNFYNSYEEDIALMKKVGLNSVRTSIQWTRLIDDLEKNTVNQDAVDFYNKVIDCFIENGIRPIMNLHHFDLPVELYHKYGGWESRHVVDLYVGFAEQAFKAFGDRVKDWTTHNEPMVVVDGEYLYQFHYPKLVDGKKAVQVAYNLNIASAKAIAKFRELGLDKDGGRIGTVLNLTPTYAASDSKEDQAAAHFAELWNNKMFLEPAINGHFPEELEEVLKKDGVIWQTEPEDAQILKENTIDFLGVNFYHPNRVKAPDIAPNSVGAWMPNRYYDEYNMPGRRMNIDKGWEIYPEAIYDIAINIRDNYKNIPWFVSENGMGVSREERFMDENGKIQDDYRIDFIKEHLACLHRGIQEGSNCFGYHLWTPIDCWSWMNAYRNRYGFISNNIHTQIKTIKKSGEWFKQVTIDNGFTD; from the coding sequence ATGGCAACTTACACTTTTCCAGAAGATTTCTGGTGGGGAGCTGCGACATCTGGACCTCAAAGTGAGGGACGTTTCAATAAGAAACATGCTAATATGTTTGACTATTGGTATGAAATTGAACCCGAAGCTTTTTACAACCAAGTTGGACCAGACACAGCTTCTAACTTCTACAATAGCTATGAAGAAGATATTGCTCTAATGAAAAAAGTCGGTTTAAATAGTGTCCGTACTTCTATTCAATGGACACGTTTGATCGATGACCTTGAAAAAAACACTGTCAACCAAGATGCAGTAGACTTCTACAATAAAGTCATTGATTGCTTTATCGAAAATGGTATTCGTCCAATCATGAACCTACACCACTTCGACTTACCAGTCGAACTTTATCATAAATATGGTGGTTGGGAGTCACGTCATGTGGTTGACCTTTATGTTGGTTTTGCTGAACAAGCTTTCAAGGCTTTCGGTGACCGCGTCAAAGACTGGACAACTCATAATGAACCAATGGTTGTTGTCGACGGTGAATACCTCTATCAATTCCACTATCCAAAATTAGTTGATGGTAAAAAAGCTGTCCAAGTCGCTTACAACTTGAATATCGCATCCGCAAAAGCCATCGCTAAATTCAGAGAACTTGGCTTAGACAAAGACGGTGGTCGCATTGGTACAGTTTTAAACTTAACACCAACTTATGCTGCTTCTGATTCTAAAGAAGATCAAGCTGCTGCACACTTTGCTGAACTTTGGAACAACAAAATGTTCCTTGAACCGGCTATCAATGGACATTTCCCAGAAGAACTTGAAGAAGTTCTCAAAAAAGATGGTGTCATCTGGCAAACAGAACCTGAAGATGCTCAAATTCTTAAAGAAAATACCATTGATTTCTTAGGTGTTAACTTCTATCACCCAAATCGTGTGAAAGCACCAGACATCGCACCAAATTCTGTCGGTGCTTGGATGCCAAATCGTTACTATGACGAATACAACATGCCAGGTCGTCGCATGAACATCGACAAAGGTTGGGAAATCTACCCAGAAGCCATTTACGACATCGCCATTAACATTCGTGACAACTATAAAAATATCCCTTGGTTTGTCTCAGAAAACGGTATGGGTGTTTCTCGCGAAGAACGCTTTATGGATGAAAATGGGAAAATCCAAGATGATTACCGCATCGACTTCATCAAAGAACACTTGGCTTGCCTTCACCGTGGTATCCAAGAAGGTTCAAACTGCTTTGGCTATCACCTTTGGACACCAATTGACTGCTGGTCTTGGATGAATGCTTACCGTAACCGCTACGGATTCATCTCAAATAACATCCACACTCAAATCAAAACTATTAAAAAATCTGGTGAATGGTTCAAACAAGTAACCATCGATAACGGATTTACCGATTAA